Proteins found in one Bacteroidota bacterium genomic segment:
- a CDS encoding SPFH domain-containing protein, which translates to MGLFKNEFIDIIEWTDSSNDTMVWRFPRFQNEIKNNAKLTVRESQVAVFVNEGQFADVFQPGMYTLSTQNLPILSTLKGWKYGFNSPYKAEVYFVNTKQFTNLKYGTKNPIMIRDAEFGPVRIRAFGSYAMRITDAKAFIKEIAGTDEHVTTEEITENLRNIVMTRFTDAVASAKIPVLDMASNYDEFSETIQKKIAPEFLEYGITLTKLLVENISLPPEVEAMLDKRSSMGIVGNLGAYSQFQAANAMEQAAQNPNGGGMMGAGMGMGMGMGMGNQMGNMYAQNQFNPQTGMQGQQNTPPPPPPMMQFFVAVNGAQQGPFDMAALQGMVASGALKKESNVWKNGMAGWLPAGQVAELAALFTAVPPPMPPPPPAG; encoded by the coding sequence ATGGGACTATTTAAAAATGAGTTCATCGACATTATCGAATGGACAGACAGTTCGAATGATACGATGGTTTGGCGTTTCCCTCGTTTTCAGAACGAGATCAAGAACAATGCAAAACTCACCGTTCGCGAATCGCAGGTAGCCGTTTTTGTAAATGAAGGTCAGTTCGCCGATGTTTTTCAGCCGGGAATGTACACCTTGTCAACACAAAACTTACCGATCCTTTCCACACTCAAAGGATGGAAATACGGATTCAATTCTCCGTACAAAGCGGAAGTTTATTTCGTTAACACCAAACAATTCACGAATCTCAAATACGGAACTAAAAATCCGATCATGATCCGCGATGCAGAATTCGGCCCCGTGCGCATACGTGCGTTCGGATCATACGCCATGCGCATTACGGACGCAAAAGCTTTCATCAAAGAGATTGCCGGTACCGATGAACACGTTACCACCGAAGAGATCACCGAAAATCTCCGCAACATCGTGATGACACGTTTCACCGATGCGGTGGCTTCAGCAAAAATTCCGGTGCTCGATATGGCATCGAACTATGATGAATTCTCCGAGACGATCCAAAAAAAGATCGCTCCTGAATTTCTCGAATACGGAATTACACTTACAAAATTGCTCGTAGAAAATATTTCTCTTCCGCCCGAAGTGGAAGCAATGCTCGACAAACGCAGCAGCATGGGAATCGTCGGAAATCTCGGTGCATATTCTCAATTCCAGGCAGCGAATGCAATGGAACAGGCAGCGCAGAATCCGAATGGCGGCGGAATGATGGGAGCAGGAATGGGAATGGGAATGGGAATGGGAATGGGAAACCAGATGGGAAATATGTATGCGCAGAATCAATTCAATCCGCAAACCGGAATGCAGGGCCAGCAGAATACTCCTCCGCCTCCACCACCGATGATGCAATTCTTCGTCGCTGTGAATGGTGCGCAACAAGGTCCATTCGATATGGCCGCGTTACAAGGAATGGTAGCAAGCGGTGCTCTCAAAAAAGAATCAAACGTTTGGAAAAACGGAATGGCAGGATGGTTACCGGCAGGACAAGTTGCAGAACTCGCTGCACTGTTCACCGCAGTTCCTCCTCCAATGCCGCCTCCGCCACCAGCTGGCTAA
- a CDS encoding PD40 domain-containing protein, with translation MRLRFFYLSALLLFIGAFAHAQDINLGKGFRKDQKGMEAFKEAQEYYDAGNYLQALPLYRSLEPQYGTNDYLTYKIGICLLYKSDELDESLDYLLKTKEKNSKAADIDLYIARAYHLNEKYDEAIASIDEYEKKKITPEKQAEAEQLRQYCINAKELTSHRVEARITNIEQPVNTENSEYVPVVTSDDSVLLYTYRGESSMGGLQKYPGVPDSSGTYFEDVFISHRENGKWGPPHALDTTINTDGHDAAIGISNDGQTLLIYKDEEGNGDICVSALEGTEWTKPTPLMGEINSLAWEGSATFSVDMNTIYFASEREGGYGGRDIWMATKLENGTWGNIKNLGPIINTQYDEDAPFLHPNGTTLIFSSQGHNSMGGYDIFKTELTYIDSITVSPSDPVNLGYPINTPGDDKYFVLGTDGHHGYYSSGKAGGEGQQDIYLVETDFNMNTTNVLLLSGNITLDGQPISASINIQDQSGKFRPFTLNSNAASGKYLTSLPQGRTYKVSYSLNGFQSQDTVVNATQIGEMQRSNIDIAFYTTGYLVKQQRIKSIDTVMFHHVPLDSSNLLLTDPIDYALLLRLYGDAKAPGLYFRVQVAAYNFPENYKYQRLKNLGSIDRIVLDDHVTRFTMGKFETLREAEAYKQKIIATGQTDAFITAEKDGKRYYLRELIRLHFFQDTK, from the coding sequence ATGCGACTCCGCTTTTTTTATTTGTCTGCGCTGCTTCTTTTCATTGGCGCATTTGCGCATGCGCAGGATATCAATCTTGGAAAAGGATTCCGAAAAGATCAGAAGGGAATGGAGGCGTTCAAGGAAGCGCAGGAATATTACGATGCAGGAAATTATCTCCAGGCACTTCCGCTTTATCGTTCACTGGAACCCCAGTATGGAACGAATGATTATCTCACTTACAAAATCGGGATATGTCTCCTCTACAAAAGTGATGAGTTGGATGAGTCGCTCGATTATCTGCTGAAAACAAAAGAGAAGAATTCAAAAGCGGCCGACATTGATCTTTACATTGCGCGCGCGTATCATCTCAATGAAAAATATGATGAAGCCATTGCGAGTATTGATGAATATGAAAAGAAAAAAATTACGCCGGAGAAACAGGCAGAAGCAGAACAACTCCGGCAGTATTGCATCAATGCAAAGGAACTTACTTCGCACCGGGTAGAAGCGCGTATCACCAATATAGAACAACCGGTGAACACGGAAAATTCGGAATATGTTCCGGTGGTCACTTCCGACGATTCCGTTTTGCTTTACACGTATCGTGGTGAAAGCAGTATGGGCGGATTGCAGAAATATCCCGGAGTTCCCGATTCTTCCGGAACTTATTTTGAAGATGTTTTTATTTCTCATCGCGAAAACGGAAAGTGGGGGCCTCCTCATGCACTCGACACTACGATCAACACCGATGGACATGATGCGGCTATAGGAATTTCCAACGACGGACAAACACTTCTCATTTACAAAGACGAAGAAGGAAATGGCGACATCTGTGTTTCCGCGCTCGAAGGAACTGAATGGACAAAACCAACTCCGCTAATGGGAGAGATCAATTCGCTGGCGTGGGAAGGAAGTGCAACATTTTCTGTGGACATGAACACAATTTATTTTGCAAGCGAACGTGAAGGCGGATACGGTGGGAGAGATATATGGATGGCTACCAAATTAGAGAACGGTACGTGGGGAAATATTAAAAATCTTGGACCGATCATTAACACGCAGTATGATGAAGATGCTCCTTTTCTTCACCCGAACGGAACAACACTCATCTTCAGTTCGCAGGGACATAACAGCATGGGCGGGTATGATATTTTCAAAACAGAACTCACCTACATTGACAGCATAACAGTTTCTCCTTCCGATCCGGTGAATCTTGGTTACCCGATAAACACGCCCGGCGACGATAAATATTTTGTGCTCGGTACCGATGGCCATCACGGATATTATTCATCGGGAAAAGCAGGAGGAGAAGGACAACAGGATATTTATCTCGTGGAAACGGATTTCAACATGAACACTACAAACGTGTTGTTACTGAGCGGAAATATCACACTCGATGGCCAGCCGATAAGTGCTTCCATCAACATTCAGGATCAGAGCGGAAAATTCCGGCCGTTCACGTTGAACAGTAATGCTGCCAGTGGAAAATATCTTACTTCATTGCCACAGGGACGGACTTATAAAGTTTCTTATTCACTCAACGGATTTCAGTCGCAGGATACTGTTGTGAATGCAACACAGATCGGTGAAATGCAGCGCAGCAATATTGATATTGCTTTTTACACAACTGGCTATCTCGTGAAGCAACAACGGATCAAGAGTATCGACACGGTGATGTTTCACCATGTTCCGCTTGATTCTTCCAATCTTCTCCTTACGGATCCTATTGATTACGCTTTGTTGTTGCGTCTTTATGGTGATGCAAAAGCGCCCGGACTTTATTTCCGCGTGCAGGTGGCTGCGTATAATTTTCCGGAGAATTATAAATACCAACGACTCAAAAATTTAGGCAGCATCGACCGCATTGTGCTAGATGATCATGTGACACGTTTCACTATGGGGAAATTCGAAACGTTGCGTGAGGCCGAAGCGTACAAACAGAAAATAATCGCCACCGGTCAGACTGATGCTTTCATTACGGCTGAGAAAGACGGGAAGCGTTATTATCTCAGAGAACTCATCCGCCTGCATTTTTTCCAGGATACAAAATGA
- a CDS encoding MFS transporter: MVYSYHSQFVSHLKLPLLVKISFAAGMGGWSILVNIIGVMLPYFYLPPKDEGLPVLISQFALFGIFNLLAMITTAGRLTDAFYDPFIGQLSDRSGHKRGRRIPFMQWSFIPAIILCALVFCPPMQAVARNNAYWLVITLSLFFVAATTYIIPCNALLPEMSRSAEDRVSLATLQQVGFVIGIVIASSTNNLAHLLKDIFHLETKFLSVQYAIGVLCFIAGIFMLLPVIFIDEKKYCEGKPSHMPLFKAIRATLKNKKFLLYASADFSWYMALYIITSGLLYYVTVLAGLNEKLGVVLMGTMVAASLIFYPAMNTLAKRFGKKKIVILAFFVLAAVSACVYGIGHYPIGTKAQLFIFVIIASFPLAALGILPPAILADIAVEDAKATGENREGLFFAVKFFVVKLGQTLGIAVFAMLTLFGKDTGHDHGLRLSGIVVAVLCVVAAFVFSFFRETK, from the coding sequence ATGGTATATTCGTACCATTCGCAATTCGTTTCCCATTTGAAACTACCGCTCCTTGTAAAAATTTCCTTCGCTGCCGGAATGGGCGGATGGAGTATTCTCGTCAATATCATCGGCGTGATGCTTCCGTATTTTTATTTGCCGCCGAAAGATGAAGGATTGCCGGTACTCATTTCTCAATTCGCTTTATTCGGAATTTTCAATTTACTCGCAATGATCACTACCGCAGGCCGGCTTACAGATGCATTTTATGATCCGTTCATCGGGCAGCTCAGCGACCGCAGCGGCCACAAAAGAGGAAGAAGAATTCCGTTCATGCAGTGGAGTTTTATTCCGGCCATCATCCTGTGCGCGCTCGTATTCTGTCCGCCCATGCAAGCGGTGGCGCGCAACAATGCCTACTGGCTGGTGATCACGCTCTCACTTTTTTTTGTTGCTGCCACCACTTACATCATTCCGTGCAATGCATTGCTGCCCGAAATGTCGCGCAGTGCAGAAGACCGTGTTTCACTGGCAACATTGCAGCAAGTGGGATTTGTTATCGGAATAGTGATCGCTTCTTCCACCAATAATCTTGCACATCTTCTGAAAGATATTTTTCACCTGGAAACAAAATTTTTATCGGTGCAGTACGCGATCGGAGTGTTGTGTTTCATCGCAGGAATTTTTATGTTGCTGCCGGTGATCTTCATTGATGAAAAAAAATACTGCGAAGGAAAACCCTCGCACATGCCCTTGTTCAAAGCAATACGCGCAACGTTGAAAAATAAAAAATTTCTTCTCTATGCTTCCGCCGATTTTTCCTGGTACATGGCGCTGTACATCATTACCAGCGGCTTGTTGTATTACGTTACCGTGCTCGCCGGGCTGAATGAAAAACTCGGCGTGGTGCTCATGGGGACCATGGTAGCTGCTTCACTTATTTTTTACCCGGCAATGAATACGTTGGCGAAACGTTTCGGAAAAAAGAAAATAGTAATCCTCGCATTTTTTGTTCTCGCGGCGGTGAGCGCGTGCGTGTACGGGATCGGGCATTACCCGATAGGCACGAAGGCGCAACTTTTTATTTTCGTGATTATCGCTTCGTTTCCATTGGCGGCGCTTGGAATTCTTCCGCCTGCCATTCTCGCCGATATTGCTGTTGAAGATGCGAAAGCTACCGGGGAAAATCGCGAAGGATTATTTTTTGCGGTGAAATTTTTTGTTGTAAAATTAGGACAGACATTAGGCATTGCAGTTTTTGCGATGCTCACACTATTCGGAAAAGACACAGGGCACGATCACGGTTTGCGTTTGTCGGGAATTGTGGTAGCGGTGTTATGCGTTGTTGCCGCGTTTGTTTTTTCTTTTTTCAGGGAGACAAAATAA
- a CDS encoding TIM44-like domain-containing protein, which translates to MKIFYRNEIERRFANDKRWLLSAILILTTISAIASAGGGGGGGGGGSDSGGGGGLGFIIYLLLSIPFPWNIIAIAVLILIIYLTRKKVRSFSGLNQIPQFENVAQKQNMIPADFFTRNPAFNEQVFLGKVNTAFMGIQEAWMNKDLSKVRKWISDGVWQRFNTQFIMMNELGQKNTMSDIKISKMYIDNVDRDGNFDIMDVGIHFTMMDNFVTEKFSSLNQEGFLENLEYWTFIRKSGVQEKDMYHSENCPNCGSPLPKNSGEVSKCESCGTITTLGDYDWVLSEITQANDYVNENKKLEKEGTLTGRIREAMKYDKEFSVQMTEDKASNAYMQIMSATVLKKPERMRRFVSNELFDSLSQKISTEPKFVFNRLYLNNVTLMDFYQQQGKDNMVIAFKRTSQKVDISTGKLNLLEGTTYTSSEIMIMSRDTGAGNAKGSLLAHSCPNCGGPIADTLDIKCQYCSAELNSTKTEWIISKLMNANEYNVFANESQVPLVTHAGVSDLDPLFKVRDYAFNNVMMVICADGKINQQELEFCMKFARKLGYDNSKIAGMFDLTKGRALTLRLPENRKQAEKVFAIMQKAAAADGHIAPEEQAILNDVQNRINQMAA; encoded by the coding sequence ATGAAAATATTTTATCGAAACGAAATTGAGCGTCGATTCGCCAATGATAAACGTTGGTTGCTCTCCGCCATTCTCATTCTTACAACAATCTCTGCTATCGCAAGCGCCGGTGGCGGCGGTGGTGGTGGCGGTGGCGGATCGGACAGCGGTGGTGGCGGCGGATTAGGATTTATTATTTACCTGCTGCTCTCCATTCCGTTTCCGTGGAATATTATTGCTATTGCTGTTCTCATTCTCATCATTTATCTCACTCGGAAAAAAGTGCGTTCGTTCTCGGGGCTCAACCAGATTCCGCAATTTGAAAATGTAGCGCAGAAACAAAATATGATCCCTGCTGATTTTTTTACGAGGAATCCGGCTTTCAACGAACAGGTTTTTCTCGGAAAAGTGAATACCGCTTTCATGGGAATTCAGGAAGCGTGGATGAATAAAGATCTCAGTAAAGTGCGCAAGTGGATTTCCGATGGAGTGTGGCAGCGTTTCAATACGCAATTCATCATGATGAACGAACTCGGCCAGAAAAACACAATGTCGGATATTAAAATTTCCAAAATGTATATCGACAACGTGGACCGCGACGGAAATTTCGACATCATGGATGTGGGAATTCATTTTACAATGATGGACAATTTTGTAACTGAAAAATTTTCATCGCTGAATCAGGAAGGATTTCTTGAGAATCTCGAATACTGGACGTTCATCCGCAAGAGCGGCGTTCAGGAAAAAGATATGTACCACAGCGAAAATTGTCCGAACTGCGGAAGCCCGCTGCCGAAAAATTCAGGCGAAGTAAGTAAATGTGAAAGTTGCGGAACCATCACCACGCTCGGCGATTACGATTGGGTGCTTTCCGAAATTACGCAGGCGAATGATTATGTGAATGAAAATAAAAAACTGGAAAAAGAAGGAACGCTCACCGGCCGCATTCGTGAAGCGATGAAGTATGACAAAGAATTTTCGGTGCAGATGACCGAGGACAAAGCATCGAATGCTTATATGCAGATCATGTCGGCGACGGTGCTTAAGAAACCGGAACGCATGCGCCGTTTCGTGAGCAATGAATTATTCGATTCGCTCTCGCAGAAAATTTCCACCGAACCAAAATTTGTTTTCAATCGTCTTTACCTGAACAATGTGACGCTGATGGATTTTTACCAGCAGCAGGGAAAAGACAATATGGTGATCGCTTTCAAACGCACTTCACAGAAAGTGGACATCAGTACGGGAAAACTGAATCTCCTTGAGGGAACAACTTACACCAGCAGCGAGATCATGATCATGTCGCGCGATACGGGCGCGGGTAATGCGAAGGGATCGCTGCTTGCACACAGTTGTCCGAATTGCGGCGGGCCCATTGCCGATACGCTCGATATCAAATGCCAGTATTGCAGCGCGGAACTGAACAGCACGAAAACTGAATGGATCATTTCGAAACTGATGAATGCAAATGAATACAATGTTTTTGCAAATGAATCGCAGGTGCCGCTCGTAACGCACGCAGGTGTGAGCGATCTTGATCCGCTTTTCAAAGTGCGCGATTATGCTTTCAACAATGTGATGATGGTCATTTGCGCCGATGGAAAGATCAACCAGCAGGAACTGGAATTCTGCATGAAGTTTGCGCGCAAACTCGGTTACGACAATTCGAAGATCGCGGGTATGTTTGATCTCACGAAAGGCCGTGCGCTCACTTTGCGGTTGCCGGAAAATCGCAAGCAGGCCGAAAAAGTTTTCGCCATCATGCAGAAAGCCGCTGCAGCCGACGGGCATATAGCGCCGGAAGAGCAGGCCATTCTCAATGATGTGCAGAACCGCATTAACCAGATGGCGGCGTGA
- a CDS encoding NAD(P)/FAD-dependent oxidoreductase: MSGKNPVSDILILGGGAAGFFAAVNAAELDPSLKIAIIERSEKLLSKVRISGGGRCNVTHACFDNNLLSEFYPRGNKELPGPFSRFSVKETIAWFEKRKVKLKTEEDGRMFPVTNDSATIVNCLLDEARKRKIQIHLSKSINSILKKKDYWEVTANEEEVFTAKKLLIATGGSPKIGNYSLIASLGHSILPPLPSLFTFNLPENKITELMGVSVENAEVKIGGTKIITHGPLLITHWGMSGPAVLKASAFGATELAKCNYNFTAIINWTGKTANEIRDEIIHARKKTGSVTVFSSNNFHLPKRLWHFLLVKCGIHEEHKWADLASSQMEKLGMTMLGDQYEVKGKTTFKDEFVTCGGVELKEIDFRTMESKLRKDLFFAGEVVNIDALTGGFNFQAAWTTGFIAANGMVPGGLSKGK; encoded by the coding sequence GTGTCCGGTAAAAATCCTGTTTCAGATATTCTAATTCTCGGCGGCGGCGCTGCCGGATTTTTTGCTGCTGTGAATGCAGCAGAACTCGATCCTTCACTGAAAATCGCCATTATTGAGCGGTCGGAAAAATTACTTTCCAAGGTGCGCATTTCGGGTGGCGGAAGGTGCAACGTAACGCACGCGTGTTTCGATAACAACCTTCTTTCTGAATTTTATCCGAGAGGAAACAAAGAATTGCCCGGTCCGTTTTCCAGGTTTTCCGTCAAGGAAACGATCGCCTGGTTTGAAAAGCGAAAAGTGAAATTGAAAACAGAAGAGGACGGGCGGATGTTTCCTGTTACGAATGATTCTGCTACGATCGTGAATTGTCTTCTCGATGAAGCGCGTAAACGGAAAATCCAGATCCATCTTTCGAAAAGTATTAATTCCATTCTCAAAAAAAAGGACTATTGGGAAGTGACGGCGAATGAAGAAGAAGTTTTCACGGCAAAAAAATTACTCATCGCCACGGGAGGTTCTCCTAAAATCGGAAATTACAGTTTGATCGCTTCATTGGGACATTCCATTCTTCCACCACTTCCTTCGCTGTTCACTTTCAATCTTCCGGAGAATAAGATTACCGAACTGATGGGTGTGAGCGTGGAAAATGCAGAAGTGAAAATTGGCGGAACAAAAATTATAACCCATGGCCCGCTCCTCATCACCCATTGGGGAATGAGCGGACCTGCCGTGTTGAAAGCGTCGGCATTCGGCGCAACAGAACTCGCAAAATGTAATTACAACTTCACCGCGATCATCAACTGGACCGGAAAAACAGCAAATGAGATCCGTGATGAGATCATCCATGCGAGAAAAAAAACCGGAAGCGTAACTGTTTTTTCTTCGAATAATTTTCATCTTCCCAAACGCCTCTGGCATTTTCTGCTGGTAAAATGCGGCATTCATGAAGAACACAAGTGGGCCGATCTCGCTTCTTCCCAAATGGAAAAACTGGGAATGACCATGCTCGGTGACCAGTATGAAGTGAAAGGGAAAACCACTTTCAAAGACGAATTCGTAACCTGCGGTGGTGTTGAATTAAAAGAAATAGATTTCCGCACGATGGAAAGTAAATTGAGAAAAGATCTTTTTTTCGCCGGCGAAGTGGTCAACATCGATGCCCTCACCGGCGGATTCAATTTCCAGGCCGCCTGGACCACCGGTTTCATTGCTGCAAATGGCATGGTACCGGGTGGTTTATCTAAAGGGAAATAA